In Cicer arietinum cultivar CDC Frontier isolate Library 1 chromosome 7, Cicar.CDCFrontier_v2.0, whole genome shotgun sequence, a single window of DNA contains:
- the LOC140918713 gene encoding uncharacterized protein, with product MAGSSICIILVAFFFTISFADLTIPEQEFLHECAENVGEKCGDQWFGKLFSPNKTIVSRDCCYKLLQMGYSCHVKMTIYILETEPALQNVSRIDVLTKSDHIFQKCDRVTEPEDQKFLAKCVEEIGAECGEEVYNKLIHDGNITKPCCQKLVNMGLKCHTNMVKALLRTPPMRNVDAIQFLKKNKKIFEECKHTE from the coding sequence ATGGCAGGATCAAGCATTTGTATTATTTTGGTGGCTTTCTTTTTTACTATATCATTCGCTGACCTCACAATTCCTGAGCAAGAGTTTTTGCATGAATGTGCTGAAAATGTTGGAGAAAAATGTGGTGACCAAtggtttggaaaattgtttagtCCTAATAAGACAATAGTTTCAagagattgttgttataagcTTTTACAAATGGGTTATTCTTGCCACGTAAAAATGACAATATATATTCTTGAAACTGAACCTGCACTGCAAAATGTAAGTCGAATTGATGTTCTTACAAAAAGtgatcacatttttcaaaaatgtGATCGTGTTACAGAACCTGAAGACCAGAAATTTTTGGCCAAGTGTGTAGAAGAAATAGGTGCTGAATGTGGAGAAGAAGTATATAACAAATTAATCCATGATGGAAACATAACTAAACCTTGTTGTCAAAAGCTTGTGAATATGGGACTAAAATGTCATACCAATATGGTGAAAGCTTTGCTTCGTACACCCCCCATGAGAAATGTTGATGCAATTCAATTTCTCAAGAAGAACAAGAAAATTTTTGAGGAATGTAAACAtactgaataa